In Pseudoclavibacter sp. Marseille-Q3772, the sequence TGCCGCGGGTGCGTCGCGCCCCGAGACCGACGCGTGGCCCGGAGCGGCCGGTGACCGTCGCATCCATTCGCCACGAAACGATGTGCGCGGCCTCACCCCGGAACTTGCCGAGCTGATTGCCGCCGAGCTCTCGCGCGGTGTCGCGGAGACGACGCTGCCTACGCACGGGCATGACGACGATCAGGGGCGCGTGGTGCTCGAAATTGATCCCATGGACAGTGCTGGCACTGTTGTAGTTGCTGGCAGTGGTGCGGGCCCGGAAGCAGAGCGGACCGCGCGTAAGGGTGGCTGGCCGCTAGTTGCCGAGGTTGCAAGTGGTGCGCGGTTTGGCCGCAACCTGATCGTTGCGTATCGGGATCTGTTGGGTGAGGCGAGTTCGATTCCGGGCCTGCGCGACAATATTGAGCAGGTGATCGTGTACGGTCGGCCGACCCTTAGCCGGGAGGTGACCGCCCTCGTGCAACGGCGGGATTCGCGGATCATTGTCGTCGACGCTCCGGCAGCCGCACCGTTTACGCCGACGCCGGATGCTGAACACGTCGATGTCGTGCGGGTGCGCGCTTTTGGTGCGTCGCACCACGCGGCCAGCGATGAGCTGTTTCAGTTGCGGCGTGAGGCGGAGCGACGGTTGGGGGAGTGGCTGGCGGCATCGCAGGAGCTTGAGCGTGCCCGGACGAGTGAGCCGCAGGCGCCCGATATTGCCGCATCCCGCAGCATCGAATCTCGCGAGCGTGCCGCGTTTGGGCGGCAGGAGCTTGCGGTTTCGCGCGAGGAGTTGACGCGAGAAATGCTGGTCGATGCGGTGTGGCAGCACACCTGGCCGCATGACCGATTGGTGCTGGCGGCTTCGCGCCTGATTCGTGACTTTGATAGTCGCGTTGGCGGTAAGCGCATTACTGTGCACGCGAATCGCGGGTTGGCCGGGATCGATGGCACGATCGCGACTGCGCTCGGAGTGGCCATTGGCAGTCAGTTCGGTGAGGACGCAAAGGCGAGCGCCGGGACCAC encodes:
- a CDS encoding thiamine pyrophosphate-binding protein, whose product is MSESPSLDAAIELLVAAVSGGVRDIVVCPGSRSQALALVAAELERIEVARVHVRIDERSAAFLALGLVRETGRPVPVITTSGTAVANLHPAMLEAHHSGLPLIALTADRPAEAVAAGANQTTEQVGIFGPLIQTTPLAAPDDDPVHLMWARSAGQRLAEATHAWHVNVAYREPLSTTVPDLRSRFADAGSEPEGDTDAAGASRPETDAWPGAAGDRRIHSPRNDVRGLTPELAELIAAELSRGVAETTLPTHGHDDDQGRVVLEIDPMDSAGTVVVAGSGAGPEAERTARKGGWPLVAEVASGARFGRNLIVAYRDLLGEASSIPGLRDNIEQVIVYGRPTLSREVTALVQRRDSRIIVVDAPAAAPFTPTPDAEHVDVVRVRAFGASHHAASDELFQLRREAERRLGEWLAASQELERARTSEPQAPDIAASRSIESRERAAFGRQELAVSREELTREMLVDAVWQHTWPHDRLVLAASRLIRDFDSRVGGKRITVHANRGLAGIDGTIATALGVAIGSQFGEDAKASAGTTRLVIGDIAFLHDASSLLVEQGGERAPRMQIIVGNDGGGSIFDLLEVHEHAKQAAFDRVQFTPHTADIAAISRLRLGISPGWDPWGARARAHRIRGAARGD